The Chitinophaga niabensis genomic interval ACATCACCGGCAATGCCGGCATTCTCAAAGATCGTACGGGTCGCATCCCCATTCAATACATGCAATATCATAATGATCGAATTATCAATTATACAAGAATGATGATGATCCTCTCCCGATAATTGATAATTCGAAAAGGATCTTTTTACCAACTGCCGCTTGCACCACCGCCACCACCGGAACCGCCGCCGAAGCCACCAAAGCCGCCGCCGCCACCTCCGCCGGACCAGCCTCCGCCGCCGCCGCCAAATCCACCACCGCCACCAAGGCTGCTACCGATCATACCTCCAAGGATGCCCCCAAAGATACTGTCGCCTCTGCGGCTCATTACACGTCCACCACCTCTTCCGCCTCCGCCACCACGGCCAATAATAAAGACCAGGATCAAAATAAAGATAATGACGCCGATCACATTACCGCCACTGGGGCCACGTTTAGAGCGTGGAACACCTTTGTATTCTCCGGCTGCTGCTGCAATAATATCATCTACCGCTTCGTCCAGGCCCTGGTAATAATGTTCTGCCCGGAAGTTTGGTTTAATAACTTTGTCAATAATGCCAAAGGCTACTGCATCGGGTACAGCACCTTCCATCCCATAACCGGTTTCAATCCTTACACGCCTGTCGTTGATGGCAGCAAAGATCAATACCCCGTTATTCTTTTTTGATCCGATCCCCCAGTCCCGTAAGATCTTGAGGGTTACTTCCGCAATATCATAATCACCTACTGATTTAACCAGTACGATGGCAATCTCTGTGGAGGTACTGTCGTTGTACGCCACCAGCTTCCTTTCCAGCTCATCCACTTCAGATTTAACGAGTACGCCTGCGTAATCGTTAACCAGCCGGGGCGGATTAGGTTTAGGAGGGATGCTGATATTTTGTGCAAATACACTTGTACCAACCAGGATCAGTCCCCATAATAATAACCAGCGAGTAAACTTCATTGTTTGTTGCTTATGAATCATTGCTACTTATTTCCCGAAAATGATATCATCCGGCAGTTCGTTCTGATCGCCGGATTCATAAGGGAAATAATGATACAGGGATTCTCCGATCTCCTTCACACACACTTCTATGCCTTCCACGATCTTGTTAGAGGAAAAATGTCTTTTTAAAAGGAGGGCTTCCTGTTGCCAGAAATCCGGTCCTACCTTTTCATGTATACCCTGGTCTCCCAGGATAGCGAACTGATGGTCCAGCATGGCTATATAAAGGAGTACCCCATTACGTTGTTTGGTTTTATCCATTCCCAGGGACACGAATGCTTCCCGGGCACGGTCCATAGGATCAACATATTCGCAGCGGCTTTCCACAAATAACCGAATCTCTCCGGAAGTCAGCCTTTCCGCGTGACGGATGGCATTCACCACCCTGTTTTTTTCCTCTTCCGAGAAAAGCTCCTTCTTTTTAAAAGAAAATAGTTTCATATCAAAGGAAATAGTCAAATAAGGGTTATCCGTCCCGAAACACCTGATTCCGTGATGAATAACCCTTTAAATTATCTAGAACTGCACTTTAGGTGCTTTTTCAGCACCCTTATCTGCCTGGAAGTAGCCTTTTGCCTTAAATCCACCCAGGCCGGCAATAATATTATTCGGGAAAGTACGTACACTGCTGTTAAACTCGTTTACGGCGCCGTTAAAATCGTTCCGGGCAACCGAGATCCGGTTCTCCGTTCCTTCTATTTGCGCCATCAGCGTCTGGAACTGCTCTGTGGTACGCAATTCAGGATATTTTTCAACGGTAACGAGTAAACGACTGAGCGCTCCGGTCAATTCACCTTGCGCTGCCTGGAATTGTTGTACTTTTTCGGGGGTCAGGTCATTGGCATTGATCTGAACGGAGGAAGCTTTTGAGCGGGCTTCAATTACTTTGGTGAGTGTTTCCTGTTCAAATTTGGCAGATCCCTTTACCGTGTTCACGAGGTTGTCAATTAAGTCAGCCCTGCGCTGGTATTGCGTTTCCACATTTCCCCAAGCCTTTTGCACCGTTTCATCCTTTGCTACTAATCCATTGTACTTGCTGCAACCAAAAAAGCCCAGTAGTACCAGGACGATGACAACAATGATTCCTGTTTTCATATTCTATCTTTTTTAAATAATAATGTTAGGTTACGGGTGTAGTCAAACCTACATGAAATAACGGAAAGCGCAAAACATGGTTCAATTAGTTTAGCGGTAAACCGGAAAGTCCTGCCGTTTACGAATTAAGTAGCGGCGGTGAACCAAAAAGTAAAAGGTGAATAACAAAAAATATCTATGTTTGAAATCGAATTCCGGGTATGAGTGCATCAATTATACCGGCAATTGGGAATGCAAGCTTGTGTTTTTTGATTTATAGTTACGGCGGTTTCTGTCGTTGCTAACTCACTTATTTTTATTAACTTACATTTAGTCTACTGCGTTATAATGAGTGCACAACACATTCACATCCTCTATATCGATGATGAAATACATAACCTGAATGCATTTAAGGCATCATTCAGGAGGATTTACACCGTTCAAACGGCAGAATCCGCTGACGATGCTTACAAACTGCTGGAAGATCATGAATTTCACATCATCATATCGGATCAGCGTATGCCGAGGATGACAGGTATTGAGTTCTTCGAATCGATACTTGCTAAATACCCGGAGCCTATCCGCATTCTCCTTACAGGATATGCAGATATCAATGCAGTGATAGATGCCATCAACAAAGGCCAGGTTTATAAATATTTCTCTAAACCCTGGAACGACGAGGAGTTACGGCATAATATAGAAAAGGCATACGAAGTATATGCCCTGCGGAAAGAGAACCGGGAGCTGACAGAAAAGCTGCTGGACGTGAACGAAAAGCTGGAATTCCTGCTCAGGCAGAAATTGATCTCATAAAATCATTTTTCATAGGTGAAGAGGTTGTATCCGTAAAAGGATGCAGCCTCTTTTTTTGTTTATAGATGGTATCCATAAAAATGCAGCGCCCTCTGTGGGCTTTTTTTGCTGAACTCACCCGTTACCTTTAAATTGCGTCCATTGTGAACGTTTAATTGCTCAATCATGCAAGTTTGGAAAGATTACCAGGCACAGAACAAAGACCGTTTCCTGAACGAGTTACTGGACCTGTTGCGAATCCCCTCTGTTAGTGCGGATTCCCGACACAATGAGGATACGAAGCGCTGCGCCGAGGCGGTGAAACAAAGATTAACAGACGCAGGGGCAGACAAAGTGGAAGTTTGCCCGACAGCAGGCCATCCCATTGTATACGGAGAAAAGATCATCGACCCTTCCCTCCCTACTGTATTGGTATATGGCCACTATGATGTGCAACCTCCTGATCCCCTTGACCTCTGGACCAGCCCTCCCTTTGAGCCTGTGATCAAGGACGGAAAGATCTATGCACGTGGTTCTGCCGATGATAAAGGCCAGTTCTACATGCACGTGAAGGCTTTTGAAACCATGAACAAAACCAACACCCTCCCCTGCAATATCAAATTCATGATAGAAGGAGAGGAAGAAGTGGGTTCCAATAACCTGGGCGTTTT includes:
- a CDS encoding LemA family protein — protein: MKTGIIVVIVLVLLGFFGCSKYNGLVAKDETVQKAWGNVETQYQRRADLIDNLVNTVKGSAKFEQETLTKVIEARSKASSVQINANDLTPEKVQQFQAAQGELTGALSRLLVTVEKYPELRTTEQFQTLMAQIEGTENRISVARNDFNGAVNEFNSSVRTFPNNIIAGLGGFKAKGYFQADKGAEKAPKVQF
- a CDS encoding TPM domain-containing protein → MKLFSFKKKELFSEEEKNRVVNAIRHAERLTSGEIRLFVESRCEYVDPMDRAREAFVSLGMDKTKQRNGVLLYIAMLDHQFAILGDQGIHEKVGPDFWQQEALLLKRHFSSNKIVEGIEVCVKEIGESLYHYFPYESGDQNELPDDIIFGK
- a CDS encoding response regulator, which encodes MSAQHIHILYIDDEIHNLNAFKASFRRIYTVQTAESADDAYKLLEDHEFHIIISDQRMPRMTGIEFFESILAKYPEPIRILLTGYADINAVIDAINKGQVYKYFSKPWNDEELRHNIEKAYEVYALRKENRELTEKLLDVNEKLEFLLRQKLIS
- a CDS encoding TPM domain-containing protein, coding for MKFTRWLLLWGLILVGTSVFAQNISIPPKPNPPRLVNDYAGVLVKSEVDELERKLVAYNDSTSTEIAIVLVKSVGDYDIAEVTLKILRDWGIGSKKNNGVLIFAAINDRRVRIETGYGMEGAVPDAVAFGIIDKVIKPNFRAEHYYQGLDEAVDDIIAAAAGEYKGVPRSKRGPSGGNVIGVIIFILILVFIIGRGGGGGRGGGRVMSRRGDSIFGGILGGMIGSSLGGGGGFGGGGGGWSGGGGGGGFGGFGGGSGGGGGASGSW